From a single Miscanthus floridulus cultivar M001 chromosome 8, ASM1932011v1, whole genome shotgun sequence genomic region:
- the LOC136469889 gene encoding basal body protein 10-like produces MVLGASAGGPASQGGGEDGDSGQMSARPMAEADTPETRALGKRAVSPLGSTVEVEQAAVGLAPPRVERAPESGEGRPASADTGTAPPQPLQRRDAVKKRLSIRSGRKRQAEAPAFAPRKALKVGTGSISPGAVEVQELVAQVGATQAAVGQEEEEEPTLREAVGPAAVEATVGAAETPLAVEATEGEVEVEAPSVVEATEGEVEVEAPTVAEAPRTSGAEVVEIAAPRNFGAEVVEAGVSVARAADLEVETEARQASTLPPIQSALPPYGWDHPRVWWRSRDDPKGEPIFALEDVAEGGCWDTLEQCRSLAERSLRTALSVVANDLPGVSQELEARSFRKSLFLRRERGIWDELCRQRELLAHANELLSAWSAEAEDLRLRCDNREAEAAPAQGQVAPLAARVKELEEELTRVADERDASNSRAEEVRATALDTAGQLGAEQQAHELTKGALAEATKAAEASQGEALKWREKAEGLDDEVSRLTEASVALQTVLDREIEEHEVLQSAARTVCEALEMEGFNRRLREALHTGVKRALAVVSSHYAGVDVEGISDGYVLSEDAVEAEEELTRLEAAVEGPGTALAKLFEEEVVPPSPSADAGDPAP; encoded by the exons atggttcttGGGGCGTCGGCAGGCGGTCCGGCGTcccaaggaggaggagaagacggCGACTCAGGGCAGATGAGCGCCCGCCCCATGGCCGAGGCCGATACGCCCGAGACGAGGGCATTGGGaaagcgcgccgtcagcccgctGGGCTCGACGgtagaggtggagcaggcggctgTGGGGCTGGCTCCACCGAGGGTTGAGCGAGCGCCGGAGTCCGGCGAAGGTCGGCCGGCCTCGGCGGACACGGGGACCGCGCCACCGCAACCATTGCAGAGGAGGGACGCGGTGAAGAAGCGGTTGAGCATCCGCTCAGG ccggaagcgtcaggcggaagcgCCTGCCTTTGCGCCGCGCAAGGCGCTCAAGGTGGGCACGGGTTCCATCTCCCCAGGGGCGGTGGAGGTACAGGAGTTGGTTGCCCAGGTAGGGGCTACCCAGGCGGCCGTGGggcaagaggaggaggaggagcctacacTCCGCGAGGCCGTAGGACCTGCAGCTGTCGAGGCCACTGTGGGTGCGGCCGAGACCCCCTTGGCCGTggaggccaccgagggtgaggtcgaggtcgaggccccctcGGTTGTCGAGGCCACTGAGggcgaggtcgaggtcgaggcccccacGGTTGCCGAGGCCCCCCGGACCTCAGgggccgaggtggtggagatcgcgGCACCCAGAAACTTCGGGGCCGAAGTGGTGGAGGCCGGAGTGAGCGTGGCGAGGGCGGCGGAcctggaggtggagacggaggcGAGGCAAGCCTCAACCCTGCCGCCAATTCAGAGCGCGCTTCCG CcgtacgggtgggatcacccacgcgtctggtggcggagccgggacgaccccaAGGGGGAGCCCATCTTTGCACTtgaggacgtggccgagggggGTTGCTGGGACACCCTCGAGCAGTGCCGCAGCCTGGCGGAacggtcgctgcggacagcgctgtccgtcgtggccAATGACCTGCCCGGGGTCTCGCAG gagctcgaggcccggtccttcAGGAAGTCGCTGTTCCTTCGGCGGGAGAGGGGCATCTGGGACGAGCTCTGTCGGCAGAgggagctgctcgcccacgccaacgagcttctgtcggcgtggAGCGCGGAGGCGGAGGATCTCCGTCTTCGCTGTGACAACCGGGAGGCTGAGGCGGCCCCGGCTCAGgggcaggtcgcccctttggcggcacgggtcaaggagctggaggaggaactGACCCGTGTGGCCGACGAGCGAGACGCCTCCAACTCCCGGGCGGAAGAAGTGAGGGCCACCGCCCTAGAcaccgccgggcagctgggtgcggagcagcagGCACacgagctgacgaaaggtgccttggcagaggctaccaaggcggccgaggcttccCAAGGCGAGGCCCTAAAATGgagggaaaaggccgagg GGTTGGATGATGAGGTCTCGCGGTTgaccgaggcctccgtcgcactGCAGACAGTGCTCGATCGCGAGATCGAGGAGCATGAGGTGCTGCAGAGCGCCGCTCGCACcgtctgcgaggccctggagatgGAGGGGTTcaatcgg CGACTGCGAGAGGCGCTACACACAGGCGTCaaacgcgccctggccgtcgtctcctcgcactacgccggtgTCGACGTCGAaggcatcagtgatggctatgtcctgtCCGAGGAtgccgtcgaggccgaggaggagctgacGAGGCTGGAAGCGGCAGTcgagggccccggcacggcgttggcgaagctattcgaagaggaggtggtccctccttcGCCATCTGCCGACGCGGGAGACCCTGCGCCTTGA